A single Cyclopterus lumpus isolate fCycLum1 chromosome 1, fCycLum1.pri, whole genome shotgun sequence DNA region contains:
- the dlc1 gene encoding rho GTPase-activating protein 7 isoform X5, whose protein sequence is MILTQIEAKEACTWLRAAGFPQYAQLYEDPLCLDALFPIDISSVTRDHDFLDRDAIEALCRRLNTLNKCALMRLEISPQRKRSEDSDEDEPCAISGRWTFQRDSKRWSRMEELEVFSTLPTDAAPPSFPKDQISQKGKLALLEGNSSESVLTDLSEQPEVGSIHSSGSRGRGEEKSHGREEPALTNEAVPTGATRASSVASMCSSSGTGGSGCVNEDSLSDGMPPSPLETLGQFTFDMKAGMGGQGGSLDIGGDSGKSTRSRAKSFLKRMESLRLRSGTSSKRKKKVSASGGKIEISGPVIKEGLDDDKLRRLNCVDISSINLNQNLNHQRNPTQTMTLNRNRSVSYSTQTSNGSTGSTGSSQSEASSESAVSTPSPVTRARSHSTVAGSSKRGGMYLEGFDPFSIPQQDSDRQPTPPPKSAPPIPCQASKGRTVDEQNNRNNCSVRDNSRQAEEEEEEEEGEDGMIFFFLPEGHKPGTFPKALQDGSSRNNNGNDNGNSVILRGRQSRRQRHCSSGSVDSRLSFYDNVPYNEREEEEGEEEEGDERKLEQVLQHVSGLQRFVNAWSEVVACEEEEEEEEEEEEGDSDSALDSASPCPSSPLQNRLEETENGSDQDSTGNPLGEGEEGMRERRDSGVGASLTRTSRPQKLRWPSFQNSHRPSLASAQLQISCQSVLQMNLLQKFSLLQLTALLERHTPTNKHGFSWAVPKFMKRIKVRDYKDRNVFGVPLQVIVQRTGQPLPQGIQQAMRYLRNQCLDQVGLFRKSGVKSRIQALRQMNEASGVDGGGVNYEGQSAYDVADMLKQYFRDLPEPLLTSKLSETFLQIYQYMPKELRLQAARAAVLLLPDENREALRTLLCLLSDVTASVSENQMTPTNLAVCLAPSLFHLNTLRRKESSSPRVMNRKQTLGKPDQRDLNENLAATHGLAHMIQECSKLFRMPEEMNRCRNSYVEQALLPRRLQELAGEEAGPGGYRVCLQESLDALLKDAKDKFKGYDSCSTPEHAELACRKVHDGFPLRLWKVTVEVPASPEEVLMRVLREQGYWDEDLLESRVVETLDERTEVYQYVRNTMAPHPTRDHLVLRTWVTDLPKGACALVCTSVDHEGARVVGVRTNVLTSRYFIEPCGTNKSRLTHISRNDCRGRFPEWYNKLYGHLCAAEVARIRDSFTVPMDK, encoded by the exons ATGATATTAACAC AGATCGAAGCCAAAGAGGCCTGTACCTGGCTCCGAGCAGCAGGGTTCCCACAGTACGCCCAGCTTTATGAAG ACCCTCTCTGTTTAGATGCCCTATTCCCCATCGACATCTCTTCAGTCACCAGAGACCATGACTTCCTTGACCGGGACGCTATTGAGGCTCTCTGCAG gaGACTGAACACCCTCAACAAGTGTGCTCTAATGAGACTGGAGATATCACCGCAAAGAAAAAGA AGCGAGGACTCTGATGAGGACGAGCCTTGTGCCATCAGTGGCCGCTGGACCTTCCAGAGGGACAGCAAGCGCTGGTCCCGtatggaggagctggaggtttTTTCCACATTGCCCACGGACGCTGCCCCACCCTCATTCCCCAAGGATCAGATATCCCAGAAAGGCAAGCTCGCCCTGCTTGAAGGCAATAGTTCAGAGAGTGTGCTGACCGACCTCAGTGAGCAGCCGGAAGTGGGCTCCATCCACAGCAGTGgaagtagaggaagaggagaagagaagagccACGGAAGAGAAGAACCTGCTCTGACAAATGAAGCCGTACCCACCGGTGCCACTCGTGCCAGCTCTGTAGCTAGCATGTGTTCGTCCTCGGGCACGGGCGGGTCGGGATGTGTTAATGAGGACTCTCTGTCTGATGGGATGCCTCCATCACCCCTGGAGACACTCGGACAGTTCACCTTTGATATGAAAGCAGGGATGGGGGGGCAGGGAGGAAGTCTGGACATTGGAGGTGACAGCGGCAAAAGCACACGATCAAGAGCTAAGAGCTTCCTCAAGAGGATGGAGAGTCTACGGCTGCGCAGCGGCACCTCCTccaagagaaagaagaaggtgAGCGCCAGTGGAGGGAAGATAGAAATCAGTGGCCCTGTCATCAAAGAGGGTCTGGATGATGACAAGTTGCGGAGGCTCAACTGTGTGGACATCTCCAGTATCAACCTCAACCAGAACCTCAATCACCAACGCAATCCCACTCAGACGATGACGCTTAACCGGAATCGCTCTGTATCCTACTCCACTCAGACCAGCAACGGCAGCACTGGAAGTACTGGGAGCAGCCAGTCTGAAGCTAGCAGTGAAAGTGCAGTGAGCACACCGAGCCCAGTGACTCGCGCTCGCAGCCACAGCACAGTGGCGGGCTCTAGTAAGAGGGGAGGAATGTATTTGGAGGGTTTTGATCCTTTCAGCATTCCCCAACAAGATTCAGATCGACAGCCAACACCCCCACCCAAATCTGCCCCACCCATCCCCTGCCAAGCTAGTAAAGGGAGAACAGTTGATGAGcaaaataacaggaacaacTGCAGTGTTCGAGACAATAGCAGACAagcggaagaagaagaagaagaagaggagggagaggacggcatgatcttcttcttcttaccaGAAGGTCACAAGCCTGGAACCTTCCCCAAGGCCCTGCAGGATGGGAGTTCACGCAATAACAATGGGAATGATAACGGGAACTCAGTGATCCTCAGGGGGCGGCAAAGTAGACGCCAGCGCCATTGCTCTTCAGGCTCTGTCGACAGTCGGCTCAGTTTTTATGACAACGTCCCCTAcaatgagagggaggaggaggagggagaggaggaagagggggatgaaCGGAAACTGGAGCAAGTGCTACAACACGTCAGTGGTTTGCAGCGGTTTGTTAATGCCTGGTCAGAGGTTGTGGCCtgcgaagaggaggaagaggaggaggaggaagaggaggaaggagactcAGATTCGGCACTGGACTCAGCCTCCCCGTGcccgtcctctcctctgcagAACCGactggaggagacagagaatgGAAGTGACCAAGACAGCACAGGAAACCcgctgggagagggagaggaagggatgagagagagaagagactcTGGTGTCGGGGCATCTCTAACCAGAACCAGCAG ACCACAGAAACTCCGCTGGCCGAGCTTCCAGAACTCCCACCGGCCCAGCTTGGCCTCGGCCCAGCTCCAGATTAGCTGCCAATCTGTTCTACAGATGAATCTGCTCCAGAAGTTCTCCCTGCTGCAGCTCACTGCTCTGCTGGAGAGACACACCCCTACAAACAAACATGGTTTCAGCTG GGCTGTGCCAAAGTTTATGAAGCGCATCAAGGTTCGGGACTACAAAGACAGGAATGTGTTCGGTGTGCCACTACAAGTCATCGTCCAGCGAACAGGCCAGCCCCTCCCTCAGGGAATTCAGCAAGCCATGCGCTATTTACGCAACCAATGTCTTGACCAG GTGGGACTTTTCAGGAAATCAGGCGTTAAATCTCGTATCCAAGCTCTCCGTCAGATGAATGAGGCGAGCGGCGTAGATGGGGGAGGCGTCAACTACGAGGGCCAATCGGCTTATGACGTTGCAGACATGCTGAAGCAGTACTTCAGAGATTTACCAGAACCCCTGCTCACGAGCAAGCTGTCTGAGACCTTCCTCCAGATTTATCAAT acaTGCCGAAGGAGCTCCGTCTGCAGGCAGCGCGTGCtgccgtgctgctgctgcccgaTGAGAACCGCGAGGCGCTGCGGACGCTGCTGTGTCTGCTGAGCGATGTGACGGCCAGCGTGTCTGAGAACCAGATGACTCCCACCAACCTGGCTGTTTGTCTGGCCCCGTCCCTCTTCCACCTCAACACCCTGCGCCGCAAGGAGAGCTCCtcgccacg GGTGATGAACAGGAAGCAGACACTGGGAAAGCCGGACCAGAGAGACCTGAATGAGAACCTGGCTGCCACTCATGGCCTGGCACACATGATTCAGGAGTGCAGCAAACTCTTCCGG ATGCCAGAGGAGATGAATCGCTGCAGGAACTCCTATGTGGAGCAGGCGTTGCTCCCGCGCCGCTTGCAGGAACTCGCCGGTGAGGAGGCCGGGCCGGGAGGTTACAGGGTCTGCCTGCAGGAAAGCCTAGACGCCCTCCTCAAAGACGCCAAGGACAAGTTTAAAGGTTACGACAGCTGCTCCACACCTGAGCATGCAGAACTTGCCTGTAGGAAG GTGCATGATGGTTTTCCACTGCGGCTGTGGAAGGTGACCGTGGAGGTGCCTGCGAGTCCTGAGGAGGTTCTCATGCGAGTGCTGCGGGAGCAGGGCTACTGGGATGAGGACCTGCTGGAGAGCCGGGTGGTGGAGACCCTGGATGAGAGGACAGAGGTCTACCAGTATGTCAGGAATACCATGGCACCACATCCCACCAGAGACCACCTggtgctcag AACGTGGGTAACGGACCTGCCGAAGGGAGCGTGTGCACTGGTGTGTACATCTGTGGACCATGAAGGCGCACGTGTTGTGGGCGTCCGGACCAATGTCCTCACCTCTCGCTACTTCATCGAGCCCTGTGGAACCAACAAATCCAGACTCACACATATTTCCAGGAACGACTGCAG gGGTCGTTTCCCAGAGTGGTACAATAAACTATATGGACACTTGTGCGCTGCTGAGGTGGCGCGGATACGTGACTCATTCACAGTGCCCATGGACAAATAA